Proteins from a single region of Terriglobales bacterium:
- the pyrF gene encoding orotidine-5'-phosphate decarboxylase, translated as MPTVAGPRPPASAAERLIVALDVGSAAEAQRLAQAIGSGAGCYKIGKQLFTAEGPDLVKELTGAGRKVFLDLKFHDIPHTVAGAVLSAANLGVSMLTVHASGGRKMLEAAVEAASRAQKPPLVLAVTVLTSLGEADLGEIGVPGKLTDQVVRLARLAKQAGCGGVVASPHEIADLRREFGPEMVIVTPGVRPGGSAAGDQARVATPAEAIRAGADYIVVGRPITAAADPEQAARALVAEIKRAAEGRSAVVSA; from the coding sequence ATGCCCACTGTCGCCGGTCCGCGTCCGCCCGCCAGCGCCGCCGAGCGGCTGATTGTGGCGCTGGACGTCGGTTCGGCGGCGGAAGCGCAAAGACTCGCCCAAGCCATCGGTTCCGGGGCCGGGTGCTACAAAATCGGTAAACAGCTGTTCACGGCCGAAGGCCCGGATCTGGTCAAGGAACTGACCGGAGCCGGCCGGAAGGTCTTCCTCGACCTGAAGTTCCACGACATCCCCCATACCGTGGCCGGAGCCGTGCTCTCGGCGGCGAATCTGGGCGTTTCCATGCTGACCGTCCACGCCTCCGGGGGGCGCAAGATGCTGGAGGCGGCGGTGGAGGCGGCGAGCAGGGCTCAGAAGCCTCCCCTGGTCCTGGCCGTAACGGTTCTAACCAGCCTGGGAGAGGCCGACCTGGGCGAGATCGGGGTTCCGGGCAAGCTCACCGACCAGGTGGTGCGGCTGGCCCGGCTGGCCAAGCAGGCGGGGTGCGGTGGCGTGGTAGCTTCGCCGCACGAGATTGCCGACCTGCGGCGGGAGTTCGGCCCGGAAATGGTCATAGTAACGCCCGGAGTGCGGCCGGGAGGAAGCGCAGCCGGCGACCAGGCGCGGGTGGCCACGCCCGCCGAGGCGATCCGGGCAGGGGCGGATTACATCGTAGTCGGAAGGCCGATCACGGCAGCCGCAGACCCTGAGCAAGCCGCGCGGGCCTTAGTGGCGGAAATCAAACGAGCGGCGGAAGGGCGCTCGGCAGTGGTTTCAGCCTGA
- a CDS encoding septal ring lytic transglycosylase RlpA family protein, translated as MRRVLAGLVAAMLLAVAGGAEPTRTTPKAKPQAGLQAKARQKRAQNKPYQVGKASWYGRRFHGRTTASGEPFNMYQFTAAHRQLPLGTWVRVTNLKNGRWVVVRVNDRGPVPENRIIDLSLGVAQLLGFRDRGIARVRLDVVEPPATFAQVHNLSGLD; from the coding sequence ATGAGACGAGTTTTAGCCGGCTTGGTGGCCGCTATGCTTCTGGCGGTCGCCGGAGGGGCGGAACCGACTCGAACTACCCCGAAGGCCAAGCCTCAAGCGGGCCTGCAAGCCAAAGCACGCCAAAAAAGGGCTCAGAACAAGCCCTACCAGGTTGGGAAAGCCTCGTGGTACGGTAGGCGCTTTCACGGGCGAACCACGGCCAGCGGTGAACCCTTCAACATGTATCAGTTCACGGCCGCCCACCGGCAACTCCCTCTAGGGACATGGGTTAGGGTCACGAACCTGAAGAACGGGCGATGGGTTGTGGTGCGCGTCAACGACCGCGGCCCGGTACCCGAGAACCGAATCATTGACCTCTCGCTGGGCGTCGCCCAGTTGCTGGGTTTCCGTGACCGAGGAATCGCCCGGGTGCGGCTGGATGTGGTCGAGCCTCCCGCCACCTTCGCACAAGTCCACAATCTGTCTGGCCTGGACTGA